CATTCGCGATGCGCATTTTTTAATGCAGGATAAAGGCAAAGTGCTTGCCTTCTCCGTGGCTATAACCAACAACGGCAGTGCACAGCTGGATTTGATGGACTACTGGCTTCGAGTGAAAACAAAGTCGGGTAAGTCGTTCAAATCCACTATTACGGAAGCAGATAAGACAAAAACAACAGTTGCTCCCAAATCAACGGTTTACATAACTTATTTTGCTGTCGTAGATAATCAAACGAAGATTAATGATCTGGCTTTCGAGGTCGTGAAGTGGGACTTTTCGGTGGCTAACTATGAGCGCCGTCTTGGTGTCATACAATATCCGGCCAATGTAACGGATAAAGTGGCCGCTTTCAAGGATACCGTTATGCTTTACAATAACGGCAAAATAAGAGGAGCTATTAAGCAGGCTTACATAACCAAGGATGCGAACAGCGCATATTTGACGATTAATTTTCTGATGGAAAATGTCGGACTTCAGTCCGCTGACTTATCCAAGATGAACTTCTTTGTCCAAACGGAAAGTCTTTCGGTCTATAATGTTAGCGCGGCCGGGCTTGAACAGGCATCGATCCAACCGAAGGAACGCAAGATTGTAACGCTGCACGCCACTATTCCGCTCACTGTTGCGGGCAAACCGCTATCTTTTATCGTTTCTCAGAACGATGATGCTTCCAAAGTACAGCTCCCGGCGGGCGTTTTCTCGCTTCCAGCTTCCAAGGCGGCAGCAGCTACGGCAGTGGGGCAAACGCGGATGGTATATATGGACGGTACACCCGTTAATACAAGCTCAGGGCAGGCTTTTCTGACGCAAGGCTCCGATGACAACCAGGTTTCTCTTGATTTTAAACTAACAAATATTGGAACAGCCTCCATCGCTAACCCGAGTCTTGATTATTTTCTTGTGACTCCATCCGGCACCAGCTATCCTTTAACTTATACGAAAGAAGAAAACGCTGTTCTGCTGCCCAATATTGATAAAACAGTTTCATTATCCGGGGAAATCCCATCAACTGTAAAACCTGAAACAGCGCAGTTGATCGTGAAAACCACGGCAACCGACAAATTGAAATCTTATATTGTAGGGACCTATAACATCCAGTCAACGTCCCAACAGGGCGGACTGGGCAGTGCTTTTGCTTACAACGATTATGATGTTAAGCTGAACTCTATTGAGCGGTCACCGATGGAAGACAACGACATTTTAGTAGCTAATCTAACGGTTACAAACAAGAGTCAAATAACGAAGCAGGTCCCGACGCTCGGCGGCTATTTCATGGTTAACGGAGTGAAGGTAGGTACGGAACAAAAAGCCGTCGCTCTTGATGATTCCATTACAATTGCGCCTGAAGCATCCTATGAACTGGTAGTGTACTCTGAGATTCCATATACCACCGCAATCGATAAAATAACTTTTGTGAGCACCGAGCCTGTTCAGGATAAAGCGGGAAAACAGCTTTACCAGTTCTCCGGCCAGAAGCTCAGCGATATTCCAGTGCGGAATACAGATATCTCATACGATATTACCAATATTGGAAAACGTGCGTCAGTTAAAGTGCTCCGTTCCGCAGTCTTTATAGGAGATGTGAAAAATAACTTCTATGCTGAATTTGAAGCTGTCAATAATGAAACACGCGCAGCGTTGATTGCGAAGCTTGGCGGTTATATCCAAGACAAGAATGGTATCGTAGCTCCTGTTCAGTTTGCAGAAGTGAAAGATAAATTGTCACCAAACGGTAAGGCACTTATATCGGCTTGGGCGGCCATACCAAAGAGCTTCGATACTGCCGCTTACCAGCTCATTCTTGGTCAAGCGATAACGAGTGGCGGAGGAACAGGAGGATCTACGGGAACAGGGAGTAACGGCTCAACCACCGACGGCAGCGGCTCGGGTACCGGTACAACAGATCAAAGCGTTGTCATTGTCAAACCAATCTCATATTCGCTGAGCGGCTCCAACGGTCCATCAACTAAGACGCAGCTGACGGATATTAACTTTGCGGGGTATACATTGAACCTGCGTCATATAAATGCCTTCTTGAATGTGACTGGTGAATTTAGCGTGCAGGGGTTAAAGCTGACCATGGATTACAGCCTGGTTAAGGATGACCAATATGATTATATTGCCGGCGATCACAAGCTGCTAATCGAATTCGTTAACAAAGATACATCGAAAGTGACTTATTCGAAGCAGTATGCTTTGGCTACCGCAGGTGCAAACGAAGAGCTGCTCCCGGAAGCGAAAGACCTCCCGTTAACGGTAACATTCAGTGACCCTGATATTCAGTCGAAAATTCAGAAGTACGATGACTACACTCTAAATATTTACGACGTATTCCAAAATACAAAACTTCTGGTGGCAAGCAAGGATCTGCGCTGGTTCACAATTTCGCAGTAAAGGGAAGGCCCCGCCTGGTGAGATACGACAAAGAGCGGGGCGTCCTTTTTTAGTCGTCACCAGGTAATAGAGACCTTGGACATGCGAGGCGCAGCACTTATTTAAGTGGATGGAAATCTCAAAATCTAGTATGCTAGAAAAAATGCTAGAAGAGAGGGGCAACGTGTTTTGCGGTATAAAATGTGGAAGTTGTCGGCGGCGGTCGTGGTAATCGGAGCCGGGCTGTGGGCAAGCTTTCAGTGGCATTCGTTGGCGGAGGGGGAGGTTAGCACCGCTACTCCGGGAAGTGTTGACGATCCGGTTGTTACGAAGAGTTACGTAGACCAGAAAATAGCCGCTTTAAACGGCAATCCGGATAACACCGGCAGTACTGATAATAATAATACAGGTAAAACAGCAATCAATATTGTAGATGTGCCGCCAGGACAAACCTTGATTGCCAAGGATGGCGCACAAGCTGTTGTAAGGGCAGGCAGAGCGGTCGCTTATAGTGCCGATTCGAACGGCATTGCTGACGTGACCGACGGTACAGATATTCAGAACGGCAGTCGCGTTCCGAATAACCATCTCATTCTCTTCCCCAGGGGTGGCCGGGGCTTAATGCCGGAAGCCGGACAAAAGAACGGCCTGACGGTAATGGTCATGGGCGCATATGAGGTTAAGGTGCCCGAAGAGCTGTCGAAATAGTACAAGAACAGGCGAACTGCATAAGACCAGTGAACCGAAGAACGGAAGAACGGAAGAACGGGTACATACAAACCTCTACTGTATAACGAGTTACATTTTACCCTTGCTGACAAAAAGTTATGCGCTTCAAAGACGAGGATGGAGGCACAATAAAGCCACATCCTTTTCTAACTCACTGGAGGTGCATGACGATGGCAAGACGATCTTCCAATCAAGTGGTTGTTCCCGAATCCCGTGAAGCGCTCCGCCAGATGAAGTATGAAATTGCTGCAGAGCTCGGTTTAATGGTTGGCGCTATAACGCCGGACCGATTGGGCCATACGGAGTTTGCTTCCGAATTAGGCTCTCTTGGTTCATCCTCGGGTGAGGCGGGCACCGTTCCATGGGCGCAGCTTGCGACAAGGGACGCGGGTTCCGTAGGCGGGTATATTACGCGAAAGTTGGTCCAACAGGCTGAACAAGCATTGAACCAGCTGTAAAACCGAGCAGATGGCATTGACACAAAGCGACAGTTTCGGTATCATACTGTTTTAGAGAGTTGTCATGAGACCTTTTCCACCTCGGAAAAGGTTCATTTTTTGGAATCGAAACGTTCAACGTTAGATCCTGAGGGACGTTGATGTCTTTATAGTCCCGGTTTCCAGGTATTTTATCCATCATACTTAGATTATTAAAGCTGTAGGAGGTTGAAATCAGATGTCACTTAAAGGACGTCACTTGTTTACATCAGAGTCAGTAACGGAAGGACATCCCGACAAAATTTGCGACCAAATTTCGGACGCCGTGCTCGACGCATTCCTCGAAGCGGATCCTTATGCCCGTGTAGCATGCGAAGTATCGGTTGCAACCGGTCTGGTTCTTGTTATCGGAGAAATAAGCAGCCGCGCGGATTACGTTGATATTCCGGCTATCGTGCGCCGCACGATTAAGGATATCGGCTATACCCGTGCGAAATACGGCTTCGATTCCAGCACATGTGCCGTGCTAACCTCGCTTAACGAGCAATCGGCCGATATAGCGCAGGGCGTTAACGCTGCGCTTGAATCGCGCGATGGCAAAGACATGCTGCAGGAGAACGAGGATATCGGTGCCGGCGACCAAGGCTTGATGTTTGGCTTCGCTGCGAACGAAACACCTGAGCTTATGCCGCTTCCAATTGCATTATCGCATCGTATCGCCCGTCGTTTGGCGGAGGTTCGTAAGGACGGTACGCTCGACTATCTTCGTCCGGACGGAAAAACGCAGGTTACGATAGAATATGTCGACGGAAAACCGCAGCGCGTGGACACCATTGTCGTTTCTACTCAGCATGCGGAAGAGATATCGCTTGAGCAAATTCAAGCGGACATTCTTGAGCAAGTAATTAAACCGGTAGTTCCGGCGGAATGGCTTGATGGTGAAACGAAATACTTCATTAATCCGACCGGCCGCTTCGTTATTGGCGGTCCTCAAGGCGATGCGGGCTTGACCGGGCGCAAAATTATTGTCGATACGTATGGCGGCTATGCACGCCATGGCGGAGGCGCCTTCTCCGGGAAGGATCCGACAAAGGTTGACCGTTCCGCGGCTTATGCAGCGCGTTATGTGGCGAAGAACCTCGTAGCGGCAGGACTGGCCGATAAATGCGAGATCCAGCTTGCGTATGCGATTGGCGTTGCCAATCCTGTATCGATTAGTGTCGATACGTACGGAACAGGCACAGTGAGCGATGAGAAGCTGGTTGAGGTAATCAAGAAGAATTTCGACCTTCGTCCGGCAGGCATTATCAAGATGCTTGACCTGCGCCGCCCGATTTACGCGAAAACGGCTGCATACGGACATTTCGGACGGACTGATATTGATGCTCCTTGGGAGCGCGTAGACAAAGCGGAGCAATTGAAAGCAGATGCTTCAGCATAATTAACTTCTAAGGAAACCGCTCCTTCGCCGGAGCGGTTTTTTTTGTTATTTATATCCAAACCCTTCATTTCAGACGGCTCTTGACCGAAAATTATTATACGAGTGTGACTATTGGGGAGTGGTTAACGTTGTTTCGTAAGAAAAGGACTATTTCGTTTCTATTAGCAGCTCTATTAATGGTGCAATTCAGCATAGGCGGTATTTCGTACAAGCCTCAACGGGTGTCGGCCGCTTCCAGTGGGCCGGCAGTATTAAGCACCTCACCCTCAGCTGGAGCCTCGAATGTGCTTACAAATGCTAAGCTCGTTCTGACCTTTGATGAGAATGTGGTGAAGGGATCAGGGGCGGCTGCGATTTCTATCCGCAGAATAAGCGACAATGAACTGTTTGAATCCTATATCGCGGCTTCGGATAGCCATGTCCAGATCGGAACGACCGCAAGAAATGTCGTCACAATTACGCCAAGCAAGCCCTTTGCCGTTAATACAAGCTATTATGTGTATATTGATGCCGGCGCGTTCGTTAATGAGAGCAATAACGCTAATTATGCAGGCATGACAAGTACGGCGGCATGGTATTTCACGACTATGCAGACCGCGGACACGACACCGCCGTCTCTTACTTCTGTAGCGCCTGTTAATGGAGGTACTGCCGTGATTGGCACAACGCTTTCGTTGAGTTTCAACGAGCCTGTTTATGCAGCTAATGGCAGTATTTCCATCAGTAATATCAATCAACCCGGGGATACGCGGTCGGTTGCGGTAGTATCAGGCAGCGTAACGGGGAGTTCATCGAATTTGATAACCGTGCAGCTCGGAAGCACTTTACAGCCAAGCAGCCAATATGAAGTGACCGTACCAAGCGGCGCTTTCCAGGATGCTTCCGGTAATAGCTTTGCCGGCGTCAGTGCAAATGAGTGGCGTTTTACAACCTCGGCACCTCCGCTGGGGACGCCGACGCTCCAGCCCGCCGATAATGGCTATTCTGTCGGTATAGGAAGTAATCTTGTACTGACTTTCCCTGTCAATGTCGCCGTAAACACAGGGAACATTAGAATCAACAGGATTTCCGACAACAGTACTTTTCAAACGATTAGCGTGAACTCACCTGAAGTGACTGTCAACGGTACGGTTGTAACGGTCGACCCGCCCGCCGATTTGGCAGGCAGTACCGGGTATTATATTCTGGTCGACACCGGTGCATTTAAGGACGCGGGAAACGATACGATTCTATACCAGGGGATTTCGGATGCGTCCTACTGGAACT
This is a stretch of genomic DNA from Paenibacillus sp. sptzw28. It encodes these proteins:
- the metK gene encoding methionine adenosyltransferase, with translation MSLKGRHLFTSESVTEGHPDKICDQISDAVLDAFLEADPYARVACEVSVATGLVLVIGEISSRADYVDIPAIVRRTIKDIGYTRAKYGFDSSTCAVLTSLNEQSADIAQGVNAALESRDGKDMLQENEDIGAGDQGLMFGFAANETPELMPLPIALSHRIARRLAEVRKDGTLDYLRPDGKTQVTIEYVDGKPQRVDTIVVSTQHAEEISLEQIQADILEQVIKPVVPAEWLDGETKYFINPTGRFVIGGPQGDAGLTGRKIIVDTYGGYARHGGGAFSGKDPTKVDRSAAYAARYVAKNLVAAGLADKCEIQLAYAIGVANPVSISVDTYGTGTVSDEKLVEVIKKNFDLRPAGIIKMLDLRRPIYAKTAAYGHFGRTDIDAPWERVDKAEQLKADASA
- a CDS encoding alpha/beta-type small acid-soluble spore protein, with product MARRSSNQVVVPESREALRQMKYEIAAELGLMVGAITPDRLGHTEFASELGSLGSSSGEAGTVPWAQLATRDAGSVGGYITRKLVQQAEQALNQL